One region of Corynebacterium capitovis DSM 44611 genomic DNA includes:
- a CDS encoding RsmB/NOP family class I SAM-dependent RNA methyltransferase, with translation MSGGFRSRSARRRTQPAEAPPRKAPIGDAAREAAWHVVLRVAEEGAYANLVLPKLLRERSITGRDAAFATELTYGTLRALGVLDAVIGHCSSRPLDNIEPAVLAAIRLGAYQLLYTRVDDHAAVDTSVRLVSASGNEKATGFANGILRTIARTPFEQWMSRLSPSGRVARAAFRTAHPEWIARSFDTALGGVELDEALTADSERPIVHLVARPGEITAEELALATGGEVGHYSPYAVYLTEGDPGKLDVVRDGLAAVQDEGSQLIARALVEVPVDSDSGRWLDLCAGPGGKAALIGALARIDGARVDAVEVSDHRAELVREAVAGLPVAVRVADGRVPGLEPGYDRILVDAPCSGLGALRRRPEARWTKSEGDIVGLTQLQRELLASALRLVKPGGVVVYSTCSPDLRETRAVVDAVLAGGEVEEVDARDFVLGMDNVGPGPSVQMWPHRHGTDAMFFAVLRKPAER, from the coding sequence ATGAGCGGAGGGTTTCGTTCTAGGTCGGCGAGACGCCGTACGCAACCGGCCGAAGCCCCGCCAAGGAAGGCGCCCATAGGCGACGCCGCCCGCGAAGCAGCCTGGCACGTGGTCCTGCGAGTCGCCGAAGAGGGCGCATACGCGAACCTGGTGCTTCCAAAGCTGCTGAGGGAGCGCTCGATTACCGGCAGAGATGCTGCGTTTGCCACGGAGCTGACATACGGGACGCTGCGCGCGTTAGGTGTGCTTGATGCCGTGATAGGCCACTGTTCATCCCGTCCGCTGGACAACATCGAGCCCGCGGTGTTGGCGGCTATCCGCCTCGGTGCGTACCAGCTGCTGTATACGCGGGTAGACGATCACGCCGCCGTCGATACGTCGGTGCGTCTCGTCAGTGCCAGCGGGAACGAAAAGGCGACGGGGTTTGCCAACGGAATCCTCCGCACAATTGCGCGGACACCGTTTGAGCAGTGGATGTCGAGGCTTTCCCCGAGTGGTCGCGTTGCCCGGGCCGCGTTCCGTACAGCACACCCAGAGTGGATTGCCCGTTCCTTCGATACCGCGCTGGGCGGAGTCGAGCTGGACGAAGCGCTCACTGCTGACTCGGAACGACCGATCGTTCATCTCGTCGCGCGCCCCGGTGAGATCACCGCAGAAGAGCTAGCGCTCGCCACCGGTGGGGAGGTGGGACACTACTCGCCCTACGCCGTCTATCTGACGGAGGGGGATCCAGGCAAGCTCGACGTTGTCCGGGACGGGTTAGCCGCTGTCCAAGACGAGGGCTCGCAGCTCATCGCGAGAGCGCTTGTCGAGGTACCCGTCGACAGTGATTCCGGCCGCTGGCTCGACCTTTGCGCAGGGCCCGGCGGAAAGGCCGCCCTCATTGGGGCCTTAGCGCGCATCGACGGCGCACGTGTGGACGCCGTCGAGGTCAGCGACCACCGAGCTGAGCTAGTCCGCGAAGCCGTGGCCGGGCTGCCCGTCGCCGTGCGGGTGGCCGACGGCCGCGTCCCAGGGCTGGAACCAGGGTACGACCGCATTCTTGTCGACGCTCCCTGCTCCGGTCTCGGTGCCCTGCGCCGCCGCCCGGAAGCCCGGTGGACCAAGAGTGAGGGTGACATCGTCGGGCTGACTCAGTTGCAGCGCGAACTACTCGCCTCTGCGCTCCGGCTGGTGAAACCCGGCGGGGTGGTGGTGTATTCGACGTGTTCACCGGATCTGCGCGAAACGCGAGCCGTCGTTGATGCGGTGCTCGCTGGCGGTGAGGTGGAAGAGGTGGACGCGCGCGACTTCGTTCTCGGGATGGACAATGTCGGTCCTGGCCCGTCCGTCCAGATGTGGCCTCACCGCCACGGGACCGACGCGATGTTCTTCGCCGTCCTGCGGAAACCCGCGGAACGTTAG
- the rpe gene encoding ribulose-phosphate 3-epimerase, which produces MMYIAPSILAADYAELGRDVRAVSNADMLHVDIMDGHFVPNLSFGPNVTKAVDRVSDLFLDMHLMIEQPERWFDTYAAAGGDRLVFHVEAVADPRVAARQCREVGVQSGIAIKPATPVEPYLDDLEDFDEVLIMSVEPGFGGQKFMPQVLSKVFALRDRIAQTGAATLIGIDGGIAESTIAQAAQAGVDAFVAGSAVFGAANPAEAVERLRALASEAAR; this is translated from the coding sequence ATGATGTACATCGCGCCCTCCATCCTGGCGGCAGATTATGCGGAGCTCGGGCGGGACGTCCGCGCCGTGTCCAACGCGGACATGCTCCACGTCGACATCATGGACGGGCACTTCGTCCCCAATCTGTCGTTCGGCCCGAATGTGACGAAGGCGGTCGACCGGGTCTCCGACCTGTTCCTCGACATGCACCTGATGATCGAGCAACCGGAAAGATGGTTTGACACCTACGCCGCTGCAGGGGGTGACAGATTGGTGTTTCATGTGGAGGCGGTGGCAGATCCACGCGTGGCCGCCCGACAGTGCCGCGAGGTGGGGGTGCAGTCAGGCATCGCGATTAAACCGGCGACGCCGGTCGAGCCCTACCTGGACGACCTCGAGGACTTCGACGAAGTGCTGATCATGAGCGTCGAACCCGGGTTCGGGGGCCAGAAGTTCATGCCGCAGGTCCTATCCAAAGTCTTCGCACTCCGCGATCGGATTGCCCAGACGGGCGCGGCAACGCTTATCGGAATCGACGGCGGGATCGCGGAGAGCACAATCGCGCAGGCTGCCCAAGCGGGGGTCGACGCGTTCGTTGCGGGTTCTGCAGTGTTCGGCGCCGCTAACCCAGCTGAGGCGGTTGAACGGCTGCGCGCTTTGGCAAGCGAAGCCGCGCGTTGA
- the fmt gene encoding methionyl-tRNA formyltransferase: MRLVFAGTPEPAAVALDKLLASEHDVVGVVTRPDARRGRGRSYHPSPVKELAVARGIPVLTPESLKTDERIRTQLRDLQPDAIPVVAYGNLVPADMLEIPRHGWVNLHFSLLPEWRGAAPVQSAIHSGQPATGVTTFRIDEGLDTGDVLGAVEHPIRPTDTAEDLLNRLAGVGGDLLVETMTALERGSASPKPQPAEGTYAPKVSQDDARVHWGSPAEDIDRMARAYTPAPGPWTTFHGQRVKLGPVTVTDSDTLGAGQLRVEKHAVTVGTATKDVQLGGVQPPGKKMMAAADWGRGLGKPSAGEGMMFE, translated from the coding sequence ATGCGACTTGTGTTCGCGGGAACCCCCGAGCCGGCTGCGGTGGCTTTAGACAAGCTCCTCGCTTCCGAGCACGACGTTGTGGGCGTTGTGACGCGCCCGGACGCGCGGCGGGGCCGGGGCCGGTCGTACCACCCATCGCCGGTCAAGGAGCTGGCGGTGGCGCGAGGAATCCCCGTGCTGACGCCAGAGTCGCTCAAGACCGATGAACGTATCCGTACCCAGCTTCGAGACCTGCAACCCGACGCAATTCCTGTTGTCGCCTACGGCAACCTCGTGCCCGCAGACATGCTGGAAATCCCCCGCCACGGGTGGGTCAATCTGCACTTTTCCCTGCTGCCGGAGTGGCGCGGAGCGGCCCCTGTTCAGTCGGCGATTCACAGCGGCCAGCCCGCGACCGGGGTGACAACATTCCGCATCGACGAGGGACTCGATACCGGTGACGTGCTCGGGGCGGTGGAGCACCCGATCCGGCCCACGGACACGGCAGAAGATTTGCTGAACCGGCTAGCCGGAGTGGGAGGAGACCTGCTTGTCGAGACGATGACGGCTCTCGAACGGGGGAGCGCTTCGCCGAAGCCACAGCCGGCCGAAGGCACGTACGCCCCGAAAGTGTCGCAAGACGACGCTCGTGTGCACTGGGGCTCGCCAGCCGAAGACATCGACCGCATGGCGCGTGCATACACGCCGGCGCCTGGGCCTTGGACGACGTTCCACGGCCAGCGCGTCAAGCTGGGGCCCGTCACTGTGACCGACTCTGACACGCTAGGCGCGGGCCAGCTTCGAGTGGAAAAGCACGCCGTGACCGTCGGTACCGCTACAAAAGACGTTCAGCTCGGTGGCGTGCAACCGCCGGGGAAGAAGATGATGGCTGCCGCAGACTGGGGCCGGGGGTTGGGCAAACCAAGTGCTGGAGAAGGGATGATGTTCGAATGA
- a CDS encoding primosomal protein N' produces the protein MPTSPAATNLPVVRVLPMLGLPHLDRPFDYLVTEADGPVVQPGVRVRVRFAGRLVDAIVLARQPASEHDGDLRFIERVISPEVVAPDTLRALVDALAQRYAGVRSDIYRSAIPARHARAEESDTTTPWDELGDAAEPDLSPWASYQLGPSYVDAVLSRKVARAAWQIAPGEHWAGAVAALATKVAADGGGVLVVVPDQRDVDKCEKALRDFVGKRQITTLTAAQGPQARYSRYLSVLHGQGRLVVGTRSAAFAPVVDLRLVVLLHDGDSSLVDPRAPYLHAREVLTTRSAIEQASILIGGYARTAETQLLVESGWMHELLASREVLRRRAPRIHAAGDSDFELERDPRARDARLPSAAFRAASAALERGAPVLFQVPRTGYVRALACGVCRSPARCRACNGPLGLPSGGEQVVPTCGWCGRVDPVHVCPECGSRRLRAVVVGSERTAEELGRAFPRTPVKTSWGERIISTIAHEPALIVASPGAEPDVEDGSYGAAILLDTWALLRRPDLRATEEAFTTWMAASALVASQSQHGEVVVVADPGIPAVQHLIRWDAPGFAAGELAQRRDARFPPAVHIAVIDSPRSALDDFMAHVELPQNTEVLGPVDLPAGVDLPGEWDKTEFGPAQRVLVRSPLTGRSDLGRALRAGAVGRASRRNALPLRIQVDPLQIG, from the coding sequence ATGCCGACATCCCCAGCCGCTACGAACCTGCCGGTCGTGCGCGTCTTACCCATGCTCGGCCTACCACACTTGGATCGGCCCTTTGACTACCTAGTCACCGAGGCCGATGGCCCTGTGGTGCAACCCGGCGTGCGCGTTCGCGTGCGATTCGCAGGGAGGCTTGTCGACGCCATCGTGCTGGCCCGCCAGCCCGCCTCGGAGCACGACGGTGACCTCCGATTCATCGAACGCGTGATCTCTCCAGAGGTCGTGGCCCCGGACACGTTACGTGCGCTCGTCGATGCGTTGGCGCAGCGCTACGCAGGGGTGCGCTCCGACATCTATCGTTCCGCTATTCCCGCACGCCACGCACGCGCCGAGGAATCGGACACTACTACCCCGTGGGACGAGTTGGGCGACGCGGCGGAACCCGACCTTTCGCCGTGGGCTTCGTACCAGCTGGGCCCGTCGTACGTCGACGCGGTGTTGTCTCGCAAAGTCGCACGCGCTGCGTGGCAGATAGCGCCGGGGGAACACTGGGCGGGGGCCGTGGCGGCACTCGCCACAAAGGTGGCCGCGGATGGCGGCGGTGTGCTGGTCGTCGTCCCGGATCAGAGGGACGTCGACAAGTGTGAAAAGGCGCTGCGAGACTTCGTCGGGAAGCGCCAGATTACGACGCTTACCGCTGCCCAGGGGCCACAAGCCCGGTACTCCCGGTATCTTTCCGTGCTCCACGGCCAAGGGCGTCTCGTGGTGGGGACGCGTTCGGCGGCTTTTGCGCCGGTCGTTGATCTGCGGCTCGTTGTCCTCCTACACGACGGGGACTCGAGCCTTGTCGATCCCCGCGCGCCTTACCTCCACGCCCGAGAGGTTCTCACGACCCGCTCCGCGATCGAGCAGGCCTCCATCCTCATTGGGGGGTACGCCCGGACGGCAGAGACCCAGCTCCTCGTGGAGTCCGGGTGGATGCACGAGTTACTCGCTTCCCGGGAGGTGTTACGGCGACGCGCGCCCCGCATCCACGCGGCGGGGGATTCGGACTTCGAACTCGAGCGCGATCCGCGCGCGCGTGACGCGAGGCTCCCGTCGGCGGCGTTCCGCGCTGCCTCCGCCGCCCTCGAACGCGGGGCGCCCGTCCTTTTCCAGGTTCCGCGCACGGGTTACGTGCGCGCTCTGGCGTGTGGGGTTTGCCGCAGTCCGGCGCGCTGCCGTGCCTGCAATGGGCCGCTGGGCTTGCCCTCCGGTGGCGAACAAGTCGTTCCCACCTGCGGGTGGTGCGGTCGCGTTGACCCTGTCCACGTGTGCCCCGAATGCGGATCCCGACGTCTACGCGCTGTCGTCGTGGGTTCGGAACGAACAGCCGAGGAGCTGGGCCGGGCTTTCCCTCGCACCCCGGTGAAGACGTCGTGGGGGGAACGCATCATTTCCACCATTGCGCACGAGCCGGCTCTCATCGTGGCGTCGCCGGGGGCGGAGCCAGACGTCGAGGACGGTTCCTACGGCGCGGCGATCCTCTTGGACACCTGGGCGCTGCTCCGGCGACCCGACCTTCGCGCAACCGAGGAGGCGTTCACCACATGGATGGCAGCTAGCGCCCTCGTGGCGTCGCAGTCTCAGCACGGTGAGGTCGTTGTCGTAGCGGACCCCGGAATTCCCGCGGTCCAGCACTTGATTCGGTGGGACGCCCCCGGTTTCGCGGCGGGGGAGCTCGCTCAGCGGAGGGATGCGCGTTTTCCTCCCGCGGTGCATATCGCGGTGATCGATAGCCCGAGGTCCGCACTCGACGACTTCATGGCGCACGTCGAACTACCGCAGAACACCGAGGTCCTCGGCCCGGTCGACCTTCCTGCCGGGGTGGATCTGCCGGGGGAGTGGGACAAGACGGAGTTCGGTCCGGCCCAGCGCGTGCTGGTCCGGTCGCCGCTGACGGGGCGTTCCGACCTTGGGCGGGCGCTGCGGGCCGGGGCGGTGGGGAGGGCGTCGAGAAGGAATGCTCTTCCGCTGCGGATCCAGGTGGATCCCCTGCAGATCGGCTGA
- the metK gene encoding methionine adenosyltransferase, with amino-acid sequence MSSDTFYRLFTSESVTEGHPDKICDAISDAILDDIISQDPWARVAVETLVTTGQVHVVGEVSTTAYSNIAKIVREKLRGIGFTSSEVGFDGRTCGVNIAIGEQSLEISQGVTTSQEHREKTSAEERDQAGAGDQGLMFGYATNETPEYMPLPISTAHRLARRLTEVRKLGEVVGLRPDGKTQVTFAYDGDTPVHLDTIVISTQHDEGFSGEELEAAVRTHVVEWVIEDAGLGQYYDAYTTLLVNPSGSFVLGGPMGDAGLTGRKIIVDTYGGMARHGGGAFSGKDPSKVDRSGAYAMRWVAKNIVAAGLADRVEVQVAYAIGRARPVGLYVETFGTAAEGQTNETIQQAVEKVFDLRPAAIIQELDLLRPIYSQTAAYGHFGRTDIDLPWENVDKAEELRRVAGL; translated from the coding sequence TTGTCTAGCGACACCTTCTATCGGTTATTCACCAGCGAATCCGTCACCGAGGGGCACCCCGATAAGATCTGCGACGCGATCTCGGATGCGATCCTCGACGACATTATTTCCCAGGACCCGTGGGCCCGTGTTGCGGTGGAGACTCTCGTTACGACAGGTCAGGTGCACGTCGTGGGGGAGGTGTCTACTACCGCCTACTCCAACATCGCAAAGATCGTGCGCGAGAAGCTACGCGGCATTGGCTTCACGTCCTCGGAGGTGGGCTTTGACGGGCGGACCTGCGGGGTCAACATCGCGATCGGCGAGCAGTCGCTGGAGATTTCCCAGGGCGTGACGACCTCCCAGGAGCACCGGGAAAAGACATCTGCCGAAGAGCGTGATCAGGCTGGTGCGGGGGATCAGGGCCTGATGTTTGGTTACGCCACCAATGAAACTCCGGAGTACATGCCTTTACCCATTTCGACGGCGCACAGGCTCGCCCGTCGGCTTACCGAAGTACGCAAGCTGGGTGAGGTGGTCGGACTGCGGCCCGACGGTAAGACCCAGGTCACCTTCGCGTACGACGGCGACACGCCCGTGCACCTTGACACGATCGTCATCTCGACGCAGCACGACGAGGGTTTCAGTGGCGAGGAACTCGAGGCGGCGGTTCGTACCCACGTGGTGGAATGGGTCATCGAAGACGCCGGTCTTGGGCAGTACTACGACGCATATACAACGCTGCTGGTCAACCCGTCTGGCTCCTTCGTGCTTGGCGGGCCGATGGGCGATGCCGGATTGACTGGGCGAAAGATCATCGTCGATACGTATGGCGGAATGGCCCGCCACGGCGGGGGCGCGTTCTCGGGCAAGGATCCATCGAAGGTGGACAGGTCGGGTGCATACGCAATGCGGTGGGTCGCCAAAAACATCGTGGCTGCGGGGTTGGCGGACCGGGTGGAGGTTCAAGTGGCCTACGCCATCGGCCGCGCCCGTCCCGTAGGTCTCTACGTCGAGACGTTCGGCACGGCCGCGGAGGGGCAGACTAACGAGACGATTCAGCAGGCTGTCGAAAAGGTCTTTGATTTACGCCCGGCTGCGATTATCCAAGAGCTAGATCTGTTGCGCCCGATCTATTCCCAAACTGCAGCGTATGGGCATTTTGGGCGCACGGACATCGATCTTCCTTGGGAGAACGTAGATAAGGCGGAAGAGCTGCGTCGTGTCGCGGGGTTGTAG